One genomic region from Arthrobacter pigmenti encodes:
- a CDS encoding Gfo/Idh/MocA family protein, whose product MVELPDASRRMVLGGALAGGVIAATAQSALAKGPGKRPKTQKSMTNVPFEVHETVRIGLIGLGNRGGGMLLGWGDVPGAVVTAVCDIRADRAKRSADRLVADGKPRPLEFGGSADSYKELLKRDDIDLVYIATPWEFHYEQGKAALESGKHVSVELPIATELDELWDLVDTSERTGKHLMLAENCSYGRNELAMLKMAHEGMFGEITNGHGGYLHDLRSLLFSDSYYTDAWRRKWHTRSTASFYPMHGLAPIAAAMDINRGDRFTTLQATATAPKGLADYRARYVPKDHPSWQEEYINGDLVTCLINTDRGRVIRAEHDVSSPRPYSRINSIAGSRGIFEDYNARVYLEPDHSGHAWANWAPYRDEFDHWIWKKVGEDAANAGHGGIDYLLQWRTVQTMRAGLVPDIDVYDSAAWCSPVPLSVMSLADGGKPVEVPDFTRGEWAKLRLGLDSRESDMPPVA is encoded by the coding sequence ATGGTTGAACTACCCGACGCTTCTCGACGAATGGTGCTTGGGGGAGCACTCGCGGGTGGTGTCATCGCCGCTACCGCACAGTCCGCTCTTGCGAAGGGGCCCGGAAAGCGGCCTAAGACGCAAAAATCAATGACCAATGTGCCGTTCGAGGTGCATGAGACGGTTCGGATCGGGCTGATCGGCCTGGGTAACCGCGGTGGAGGCATGCTTCTCGGCTGGGGAGATGTTCCCGGTGCGGTGGTGACCGCCGTGTGCGACATCCGAGCTGACCGCGCCAAGCGCTCAGCCGACCGGCTCGTTGCAGACGGAAAACCGCGCCCATTGGAGTTCGGTGGTTCGGCTGACTCCTACAAGGAACTGCTGAAGCGCGATGACATTGACCTTGTCTACATTGCCACGCCGTGGGAGTTCCACTACGAGCAGGGCAAAGCTGCCCTCGAATCCGGCAAGCACGTTTCGGTTGAACTTCCCATCGCCACCGAACTGGATGAACTGTGGGACCTGGTTGATACCTCGGAGCGCACCGGCAAGCACCTGATGCTGGCGGAGAACTGCAGCTACGGCCGCAACGAACTGGCGATGCTGAAGATGGCGCACGAGGGCATGTTCGGTGAGATCACCAACGGCCATGGCGGGTACCTGCATGACCTCCGCTCGCTCCTGTTTTCGGATTCTTACTACACCGATGCCTGGCGTCGTAAGTGGCACACCCGCAGCACGGCAAGCTTTTACCCTATGCACGGACTGGCGCCTATCGCGGCGGCGATGGACATCAACCGTGGCGACCGGTTCACCACCTTGCAGGCAACAGCCACCGCGCCGAAGGGCCTGGCTGATTACCGTGCCCGGTACGTGCCCAAGGACCACCCGTCGTGGCAGGAGGAATACATCAACGGCGATCTGGTCACCTGCCTCATCAACACCGACCGTGGACGTGTTATTCGTGCCGAGCACGACGTAAGCTCTCCCCGCCCGTACTCGCGGATCAACTCCATTGCGGGCAGCCGCGGCATCTTCGAGGACTACAACGCCCGCGTTTACCTTGAACCGGACCACAGCGGACACGCCTGGGCCAACTGGGCTCCGTACCGCGACGAGTTCGACCACTGGATCTGGAAGAAGGTGGGCGAGGACGCCGCCAATGCAGGACACGGCGGCATTGACTACTTGCTGCAGTGGCGTACCGTACAGACGATGCGTGCCGGCCTGGTCCCCGATATCGACGTATACGACTCCGCGGCATGGTGCTCCCCCGTGCCGCTGAGCGTCATGTCGCTCGCAGATGGCGGCAAGCCCGTCGAAGTTCCCGACTTCACACGCGGTGAATGGGCGAAGCTTCGGCTTGGCCTCGATTCCCGCGAATCCGACATGCCGCCCGTGGCCTAA
- a CDS encoding L-aspartate oxidase: protein MNLSERLLSTSVLVIGTGGAGLRASIELAERGVQVLAVGKRRKHDAHTTLAAGGINAALGTMDPEDSWQQHAADTLRESYFLADPAIVETVARNAARGIEDLEKWGMPFAREEDGRISQRFFGAHKHRRTAYAGDYTGLEIQRTLMRRAAELNVPVIDTVYITRLLVSDGTIFGAYGFDIVDGTPVRIHADAVILAAGGHTRIWRHTSSRRDENTGDSFRLAALAGARVRDAELVQFHPSGLLEPDDAAGTLVSEAARGEGGILTNALGERFMERYDPERMELSTRDRVALAAFTETAEGRGTEKGGVYLDVSHLPQETILEKLPRVYRTLIDLQMLDITTTKMEIAPTAHYSMGGVRVAPEDHGTGVDGLYAIGEASSGLHGANRLGGNSLIELLVYGRITGEHVAEYVLSRTSVRRDPAVVGLARNEMQSLLNGNGTESVRRLQRELRNVMTEHAGVVRTGEGLQEGLSKLSVLEERAQNVTAHPDIAGFDDLAHAFDLLGSLLAARATLECALERRETRGAHNRADFPAMDPSLQGNFVWSPGGGVSFEALPPAPESFRALAEADTDDSVAGKLVE, encoded by the coding sequence ATGAACCTTTCCGAACGACTTCTGTCCACCTCCGTCCTGGTCATTGGCACGGGCGGTGCCGGCCTTCGCGCCTCGATTGAACTCGCCGAACGCGGGGTCCAGGTGCTGGCAGTCGGCAAGCGCCGCAAGCACGACGCCCACACCACCCTGGCGGCCGGGGGGATCAATGCTGCCCTGGGCACGATGGATCCGGAGGACAGCTGGCAGCAGCACGCGGCAGACACCCTGCGCGAGTCCTACTTCCTGGCGGACCCAGCCATCGTCGAGACCGTGGCACGCAACGCGGCGCGCGGCATCGAGGACCTCGAGAAGTGGGGTATGCCGTTCGCGCGGGAGGAGGACGGGCGCATCTCCCAGCGCTTCTTCGGCGCTCATAAGCATCGCCGCACGGCCTATGCCGGCGACTACACAGGCCTGGAGATCCAGCGCACCCTGATGCGTCGGGCAGCTGAGTTGAACGTGCCCGTTATCGACACTGTCTACATCACCCGCTTGCTCGTCTCCGACGGTACGATTTTCGGCGCTTACGGGTTCGACATCGTGGACGGCACTCCCGTGCGAATCCATGCCGATGCGGTCATTCTGGCCGCAGGCGGGCACACGCGCATCTGGCGCCATACCTCCTCCAGACGCGATGAGAACACCGGTGACTCCTTCCGGCTGGCCGCGTTGGCAGGGGCACGAGTCCGCGACGCCGAACTGGTCCAGTTCCACCCTTCAGGGCTTCTGGAGCCCGACGACGCCGCCGGCACGCTGGTCTCTGAGGCGGCGCGCGGAGAGGGCGGCATTCTCACCAACGCGCTCGGTGAGCGCTTCATGGAACGCTACGATCCCGAGCGCATGGAGCTTTCCACACGGGACCGGGTTGCCCTGGCCGCATTCACAGAGACTGCCGAGGGCCGGGGGACTGAGAAGGGCGGGGTGTATCTGGACGTTTCCCACCTGCCGCAGGAGACCATCCTGGAGAAGCTGCCGCGGGTTTACCGCACCCTGATCGACCTGCAAATGCTGGACATCACCACCACGAAGATGGAGATCGCCCCCACCGCCCACTACTCGATGGGCGGGGTCCGGGTTGCACCTGAGGACCACGGGACGGGAGTGGACGGGCTGTATGCGATCGGCGAGGCATCCTCGGGCCTGCACGGCGCCAATCGTCTGGGCGGCAACTCGCTGATTGAGCTTCTCGTCTACGGGCGGATCACCGGTGAGCACGTCGCCGAGTACGTGTTGTCTCGCACCAGTGTCCGACGGGATCCTGCCGTCGTCGGGTTAGCCCGCAACGAAATGCAGTCCCTGCTGAACGGAAACGGCACCGAGTCGGTGCGGCGATTGCAGCGCGAGCTGCGCAACGTGATGACCGAGCACGCCGGTGTTGTGCGTACCGGGGAAGGGTTGCAGGAGGGGTTGAGCAAGCTCTCCGTGCTGGAAGAACGAGCCCAGAACGTCACCGCCCATCCGGACATTGCCGGGTTCGACGACCTGGCCCACGCCTTCGATCTCCTGGGATCCCTACTGGCCGCACGAGCCACCCTGGAGTGTGCCCTCGAACGTCGCGAGACCCGCGGCGCTCATAACCGCGCGGATTTCCCGGCGATGGATCCCTCCCTGCAGGGCAACTTCGTCTGGTCTCCGGGAGGCGGAGTCAGCTTCGAGGCGTTGCCCCCGGCGCCCGAGTCGTTTCGTGCTCTGGCCGAGGCCGACACCGACGACTCGGTGGCCGGCAAGCTCGTCGAGTGA
- a CDS encoding LysR family transcriptional regulator, giving the protein MTVKLDQLRSFEAVARVGHFTRAAEELYLAQPSLSRQIAALETDLGTELFHRGPSGAALTDAGELLLPLARRMLGDARTAREQMDELAGLHRGRVRLGAPPTLCVSLVADVLAAFRAAHPSVALHVMEAGSRVLMDALSEGALDLALVVTRGEGAAAPGAELIPLLSEELVVVSASASQAAEEITLQELAQIPQVAFNRSYDLRVATDAAFSANGLEPVIAVEGAEMDAVLRFVERGLGVAVVPAMVVIDRPGLRSARLVKPSLTRTVNLARRNDVGPSAAAAAMQQFVFRAVDRLTAPGTDLAQLVTAVPR; this is encoded by the coding sequence ATGACGGTGAAACTAGACCAACTACGCTCCTTCGAAGCGGTGGCACGAGTGGGGCATTTCACCCGCGCGGCGGAGGAGCTCTATCTCGCTCAACCATCTCTGAGCCGTCAGATCGCCGCGCTTGAGACGGATCTGGGTACTGAGCTCTTCCATCGTGGACCGTCAGGCGCTGCTCTGACCGATGCTGGTGAGCTGCTGCTCCCTCTTGCCCGCCGGATGCTCGGCGACGCCCGGACCGCTCGCGAGCAGATGGATGAACTGGCGGGGCTGCACCGCGGCCGTGTGAGGCTTGGCGCCCCGCCTACCCTCTGCGTCTCGCTGGTTGCCGATGTGCTTGCCGCGTTCCGTGCCGCGCACCCTTCAGTGGCGCTGCATGTGATGGAGGCTGGTTCCCGCGTTTTGATGGATGCTCTCAGTGAAGGCGCATTGGACCTTGCCCTGGTTGTCACCCGTGGAGAGGGTGCGGCTGCACCGGGCGCCGAGTTGATCCCGCTGCTTTCCGAGGAACTGGTGGTCGTGTCCGCCTCAGCTTCCCAGGCTGCGGAGGAGATTACCCTGCAGGAGTTGGCGCAGATTCCCCAAGTGGCATTCAACCGCAGTTACGATCTTCGTGTGGCCACCGATGCAGCGTTCTCCGCCAATGGCCTGGAACCTGTGATCGCGGTAGAGGGGGCGGAAATGGACGCTGTCCTGCGATTTGTTGAACGCGGACTCGGCGTGGCTGTGGTGCCCGCAATGGTGGTCATTGATCGGCCAGGCTTGCGCAGCGCACGTCTGGTGAAGCCCTCCCTGACGCGGACCGTTAATCTGGCGCGACGCAATGACGTCGGTCCGTCTGCCGCTGCGGCGGCCATGCAGCAGTTCGTCTTCCGCGCCGTGGACCGGCTCACGGCACCGGGCACCGATCTTGCGCAACTGGTCACGGCGGTACCACGTTGA
- a CDS encoding DUF6986 family protein yields the protein MEFALGFDDHAAIDRQLADTDALLASNYPGDSGARQPVHTVYVPADRYQPSLPGEWGREASAAVERAGGMAALCATLGASDDVAKLVSAKLATEPIEDLRLDFEDGYGNRPDDEEDAEASRAAIAVARAVRDGIAPPFIGIRFKCFEEATRRRALRTLDLFVGGLLAEGALPDGLVLTLPKVSTVAQVEAMVFACRRLEAVHGLESGRLRFEVQMETPQLILGADGTVPVAQLLHRGEGRVSALHYGTYDYSDSLQIAAEYQSMEHPAADYAKQVMQVAVAGTGVRLSDGSTNILPVGSQSDVSAAWQLHGRLVRRSLERGYYQGWDLHAAQLPSRFIATYAFYREGLPAAAQRLRNYVHQLESTILDEPATARALARFVHRGVLCGAVTDSEVSELADISLSELEALAHPRKHPTTTL from the coding sequence GTGGAATTCGCTCTCGGCTTCGATGACCACGCCGCCATTGACCGGCAGCTCGCGGACACCGACGCGCTGCTGGCCAGCAACTATCCCGGCGACAGCGGCGCCCGGCAGCCGGTCCACACCGTCTACGTGCCGGCTGATCGCTACCAGCCCTCCCTCCCGGGCGAGTGGGGCAGGGAGGCGTCCGCCGCCGTCGAGCGCGCCGGGGGTATGGCCGCGCTGTGCGCGACCTTGGGTGCGTCCGACGACGTCGCCAAGCTAGTGAGCGCAAAGCTCGCCACTGAGCCGATCGAGGACCTGCGCCTCGACTTCGAGGACGGGTACGGCAACCGGCCCGACGACGAAGAGGACGCCGAGGCTTCCCGCGCGGCAATCGCGGTGGCGCGTGCGGTGCGGGACGGCATCGCTCCGCCGTTCATCGGCATCCGCTTCAAATGCTTCGAGGAGGCAACCCGGCGTCGTGCACTGCGGACGTTGGACCTGTTCGTGGGTGGGCTGCTCGCGGAGGGGGCATTGCCGGACGGGCTGGTGTTGACGCTGCCCAAGGTTTCCACGGTGGCGCAGGTCGAAGCAATGGTATTTGCCTGCCGAAGGCTTGAAGCTGTGCACGGCCTGGAGTCCGGGCGGCTTCGGTTCGAAGTGCAGATGGAAACGCCGCAACTGATCCTCGGCGCCGACGGGACTGTGCCGGTGGCGCAGTTGCTGCACCGCGGTGAAGGCCGGGTGTCAGCCCTGCATTACGGTACGTATGACTACAGCGACTCGCTGCAGATCGCCGCCGAATACCAGTCCATGGAACATCCGGCTGCAGACTACGCGAAGCAGGTCATGCAGGTGGCTGTCGCAGGAACCGGAGTCCGGCTCTCCGATGGTTCGACGAACATCCTGCCGGTCGGGTCGCAGTCGGACGTTTCTGCTGCCTGGCAACTGCACGGCCGGCTGGTCCGGCGATCGCTTGAACGCGGCTACTATCAGGGCTGGGATCTGCACGCGGCGCAGCTGCCGAGCAGGTTCATCGCAACCTACGCCTTCTACCGCGAGGGCCTTCCGGCCGCGGCCCAGCGACTGCGCAATTACGTGCACCAATTGGAAAGCACCATCCTGGATGAGCCTGCTACCGCTCGCGCACTCGCCCGGTTTGTACACCGCGGTGTGCTGTGTGGCGCTGTTACCGACTCCGAGGTCAGCGAGCTGGCCGACATTTCCCTTTCCGAACTGGAGGCGCTCGCGCATCCCCGGAAGCATCCCACTACAACTCTCTAA
- the aceB gene encoding malate synthase A yields the protein MSIELIRTTPIEGAETILTPEALQFIEKLHQRFRDSRDERLAARSVRREEVAGTGRLDFLPETADVRSGEWTVASAPPQLQDRRVEMTGPASPAKMAINALNSGAKVWLADLEDASSPTWHNVVDSQVNLYGAARGSLSYTSPEGKEYTLRTDVPLAVVVARPRGWHLPEKNIIIDGEPAIGALVDFGLHFFHNAKQLLNLGSGPYYYLPKLESHLEARLWNEVFVFAQDYVGVPQGSIRATVLIETIPAAFEMDEILYELRDHASGLNAGRWDYLFSIIKYFRDGGETFVLPDRASVAMTAPFMRAYTELLVKTCHRRGAFAMGGMAAFIPNRREPEITAQAIEKVRADKTREANDGFDGSWVAHPDLVPVCREVFDAVLGQKPNQIDRQRPEVDVTAAQLLDIESAEGDVTEVGLRANLYVAVAYVAVWLSGNGAVAIHNLMEDAATAEISRSQVWQQLRNKTVLADSGNTVTPELVNTILSEETEKLRGEVGDEAFTKFYEPASRLIADICVSEEYTDFLTLPAYELVS from the coding sequence ATGTCCATCGAACTTATCCGTACGACGCCGATTGAGGGCGCAGAGACCATCCTCACCCCCGAGGCGCTCCAGTTCATTGAGAAACTGCACCAGAGATTCAGGGACAGCAGGGATGAGCGGCTGGCGGCCCGCAGCGTGCGGCGCGAAGAAGTGGCTGGAACCGGCCGCCTGGATTTCCTGCCTGAAACTGCCGATGTGCGCAGCGGTGAGTGGACCGTTGCGTCTGCTCCTCCACAGCTGCAGGACCGCCGCGTCGAGATGACCGGACCTGCCTCGCCCGCGAAAATGGCCATCAACGCGTTGAACTCGGGCGCGAAGGTGTGGCTTGCGGACCTTGAGGATGCCAGCTCGCCGACCTGGCACAACGTCGTCGACTCCCAGGTGAATCTGTATGGGGCGGCGCGGGGCTCGCTGAGCTATACCTCGCCTGAGGGCAAGGAGTACACGCTGCGTACGGACGTGCCGCTCGCCGTCGTCGTCGCCCGTCCGCGTGGCTGGCACCTCCCGGAGAAGAACATCATTATCGACGGGGAGCCGGCCATCGGCGCGCTGGTCGACTTTGGTCTCCACTTCTTCCACAACGCCAAGCAGCTCCTGAACCTCGGCAGCGGCCCCTACTACTACCTACCCAAGCTTGAGAGCCACCTTGAGGCGCGGCTGTGGAACGAGGTGTTCGTCTTCGCACAGGACTACGTAGGCGTTCCGCAGGGATCGATCCGCGCCACGGTGCTCATCGAAACCATCCCGGCCGCGTTCGAGATGGACGAGATCCTGTACGAACTGCGCGACCATGCCTCGGGCCTGAACGCCGGACGCTGGGACTACCTCTTCAGCATCATCAAGTACTTCCGCGACGGCGGGGAGACCTTTGTTCTGCCGGACCGCGCGTCCGTTGCAATGACGGCGCCGTTCATGCGCGCCTACACCGAGCTGTTGGTCAAGACCTGTCACCGTCGCGGCGCCTTCGCTATGGGCGGCATGGCGGCGTTCATTCCGAACCGCCGCGAACCGGAAATCACTGCGCAGGCCATTGAGAAGGTTCGTGCGGACAAGACCCGCGAGGCCAATGACGGGTTCGACGGCTCCTGGGTCGCCCACCCCGACCTGGTGCCCGTGTGCCGGGAGGTGTTCGACGCCGTCCTTGGCCAGAAGCCCAACCAGATCGACCGGCAGCGTCCAGAGGTTGATGTGACGGCGGCGCAGCTGCTCGACATCGAATCCGCCGAAGGTGACGTCACGGAGGTCGGTCTGCGCGCAAACCTCTACGTCGCCGTGGCTTACGTTGCGGTGTGGTTGTCCGGCAACGGCGCAGTCGCTATCCACAACCTCATGGAGGATGCCGCCACGGCGGAGATCTCGCGCTCCCAGGTGTGGCAGCAGCTCCGGAACAAGACAGTGCTTGCGGACTCAGGCAACACGGTGACCCCCGAGCTGGTGAACACCATCCTCTCTGAAGAGACCGAGAAGCTGCGCGGCGAAGTTGGGGATGAGGCCTTCACGAAGTTCTATGAGCCTGCCAGCCGGCTTATCGCCGACATCTGCGTTTCCGAGGAGTACACAGACTTCCTCACCCTGCCCGCCTACGAGTTGGTGAGCTGA
- a CDS encoding bifunctional allantoicase/(S)-ureidoglycine aminohydrolase, with product MSTYYAPESVLPPQTDLLTGRAVVTEAYTVIPRGVLRDIVVSELPEWTGTRTWVLNRPVAGGATTFAQYLIEVSQGGGSTDPEPEAGVESFVFLLEGALTIKLEGELHDLTPGGFAFIPPGAEWEVSNSEPEPAKFQWIRKAYQPLAGHTPKARVGNEKDIEPGAMPGTDNKWRTTRMLPTDDMAYDMHINVVTFEPGAVIPFAETHVMEHGLYVLEGKAVYRLNQDWVEVQEGDYMSLRAFCPQACYAGGPSNFRYLLYKDVNRQIKLT from the coding sequence TTGAGCACCTACTACGCCCCCGAATCCGTCCTGCCGCCGCAGACGGACCTGCTGACCGGCCGCGCCGTTGTCACCGAGGCCTACACCGTGATTCCGCGCGGCGTGCTGCGCGACATCGTGGTGAGCGAACTTCCTGAGTGGACGGGCACCCGCACCTGGGTCCTGAACCGTCCCGTTGCGGGAGGTGCGACGACGTTCGCGCAGTACCTCATCGAGGTGTCTCAGGGTGGCGGCTCCACCGACCCCGAGCCCGAAGCCGGCGTCGAGTCCTTCGTTTTCCTGCTCGAGGGCGCGCTGACCATCAAGCTTGAGGGCGAGCTGCACGACCTGACCCCCGGTGGTTTTGCGTTCATCCCGCCGGGCGCCGAGTGGGAGGTTTCCAACTCGGAGCCGGAGCCGGCGAAGTTCCAGTGGATACGTAAGGCTTACCAGCCATTGGCGGGTCACACGCCCAAGGCCCGGGTCGGCAACGAGAAGGACATCGAGCCCGGGGCCATGCCCGGCACCGACAATAAGTGGCGCACCACGCGGATGCTGCCGACTGATGACATGGCGTACGACATGCACATCAACGTCGTGACCTTCGAACCGGGCGCCGTCATCCCGTTCGCCGAGACACACGTCATGGAGCACGGACTGTATGTGCTGGAAGGCAAGGCCGTTTACCGGCTGAACCAGGACTGGGTCGAGGTCCAGGAGGGTGACTACATGTCCCTCCGCGCGTTCTGCCCACAGGCCTGCTACGCCGGCGGACCGTCGAACTTCCGCTACCTGTTGTACAAGGACGTGAACCGGCAGATCAAACTGACGTAG
- a CDS encoding IclR family transcriptional regulator translates to MAEKVAAGGVQSVERVFELLELITDAGGEVTLSELSSSTDLPLPTIHRLLRTLVMKGYARQLPNRRYALGPRLIRLGEGANKQLGALARPQLKMLVDRLGETSNMAVLDSDMVVYIAQVPSPHSMRMFTEVGRRAHTHDTGVGKAILAQLDNDAVRTIVTRAGMPTPTDKSISSVDQLLEELEHIRVRGYSIDEQEQELGVRCFAMAVPNAPTPTAISVSGPVSRVDEGFANKAVPLLRSAAQAISDDLNLAS, encoded by the coding sequence ATGGCCGAGAAAGTAGCAGCGGGCGGTGTCCAGTCCGTTGAGCGCGTGTTCGAGCTGTTGGAACTCATCACCGACGCCGGCGGAGAAGTGACGCTCAGCGAACTCTCCTCCTCCACGGATCTCCCGCTGCCTACCATCCACCGGCTGCTGCGGACACTTGTCATGAAGGGCTATGCCCGGCAGCTGCCCAACCGTCGTTATGCCCTGGGGCCGCGCTTGATTCGCCTGGGTGAAGGCGCCAACAAGCAGCTCGGCGCACTGGCACGCCCGCAGCTCAAGATGCTGGTGGACCGGCTGGGCGAGACCTCCAACATGGCGGTGCTGGACTCGGACATGGTGGTGTACATCGCGCAGGTGCCCTCGCCGCACTCAATGCGGATGTTCACGGAGGTGGGCCGTCGCGCACACACCCATGACACCGGCGTCGGGAAGGCCATCCTTGCGCAACTGGATAACGACGCCGTGCGCACCATAGTGACCCGGGCCGGCATGCCGACTCCCACGGACAAGAGCATCAGCTCAGTCGATCAACTGCTCGAGGAGCTGGAGCACATCCGCGTGCGCGGCTACTCAATCGACGAGCAGGAACAGGAACTGGGCGTGCGCTGCTTTGCCATGGCTGTTCCTAACGCGCCAACTCCCACCGCTATCTCGGTCTCCGGGCCGGTATCCCGCGTGGATGAGGGATTCGCGAACAAGGCCGTGCCATTGCTGCGTTCCGCGGCACAGGCGATCTCGGATGACCTGAACCTGGCGAGCTAG
- a CDS encoding NAD-dependent malic enzyme has protein sequence MASPSPGYSITLRVQAPSSFTATAELAAAVGSTGASITALDVTESHHDSIVVDVSCNTTDAAHGEQVRDALNALDGVRVKNLSDRTFLMHLGGKLEIVPKVALRNRDDLSRAYTPGVARVCLAIAENPDDARRLTVKRNTIAVVTDGSAVLGLGNIGPAAALPVMEGKAALFKQFANVDAWPVCLDTQDTEEIISIVKALAPVYGGVNLEDIAAPRCFEIENRLREELDIPVFHDDQHGTAIVTLAALNNALRVVNKQIENVRIVVSGVGAAGSAIIQLLQAQGAKNIVACDRRGAIHSGQNHTDEHRRWIAENTNQGAFAGSLHEALAGADVFIGVSGPNILGEEQVASMAENAIVFAMANPDPEIDPVIAARHAAVVATGRSDFPNQINNVLAFPGFFRGLLDAGASDITPDMLVAAADAIAARVDDDELNASFIIPSVFDPHVAGDVAAAVAAAAAPAAEHSASESAE, from the coding sequence ATGGCGAGTCCCAGCCCCGGCTACTCAATCACCCTCCGCGTCCAGGCGCCGTCGAGCTTTACCGCTACCGCCGAACTCGCTGCCGCAGTCGGTTCCACCGGAGCCTCCATTACCGCGCTTGACGTCACCGAGTCGCACCACGACAGCATCGTTGTGGACGTAAGCTGCAACACCACCGACGCCGCCCACGGCGAGCAGGTACGGGATGCACTGAACGCTCTCGACGGCGTCCGCGTCAAGAACCTGAGCGACCGTACGTTCCTCATGCACCTCGGCGGCAAGCTCGAAATCGTCCCCAAGGTTGCCCTCCGCAACCGTGACGACCTCTCCCGCGCCTACACTCCCGGCGTCGCCCGCGTCTGCCTGGCGATTGCGGAGAATCCCGACGACGCCCGCCGCCTCACGGTCAAGCGCAACACCATCGCCGTGGTCACCGACGGCTCGGCCGTGCTCGGCCTGGGCAACATCGGTCCGGCCGCAGCGCTGCCGGTCATGGAGGGCAAGGCCGCACTGTTCAAGCAGTTCGCAAACGTGGACGCCTGGCCGGTCTGCCTGGACACCCAGGACACCGAGGAGATCATCAGCATCGTCAAGGCCCTCGCGCCGGTTTACGGCGGCGTGAACCTTGAGGACATCGCAGCTCCGCGCTGCTTCGAGATCGAGAACAGGCTGCGCGAAGAGCTCGACATTCCGGTCTTCCATGACGACCAGCACGGCACCGCTATTGTGACCCTCGCGGCGCTCAACAACGCGCTGCGCGTAGTGAACAAGCAGATCGAGAACGTGCGGATCGTCGTCTCGGGTGTCGGTGCCGCCGGCTCGGCAATTATCCAGCTGCTGCAGGCGCAGGGTGCCAAGAACATCGTCGCGTGCGACCGCAGGGGCGCAATCCACAGCGGCCAGAACCACACCGACGAGCACCGCCGGTGGATCGCCGAAAACACCAACCAGGGTGCCTTCGCCGGTTCGCTGCACGAGGCTTTGGCCGGTGCGGACGTCTTCATCGGGGTCAGCGGACCGAACATCCTCGGCGAAGAGCAGGTGGCGTCCATGGCGGAGAACGCGATCGTCTTCGCCATGGCCAACCCGGACCCCGAAATCGACCCGGTCATCGCCGCCCGCCACGCCGCCGTCGTCGCCACTGGACGCAGCGACTTCCCCAACCAGATCAACAACGTCCTCGCCTTCCCCGGCTTCTTCCGTGGACTGCTCGACGCCGGTGCCTCCGACATCACGCCTGACATGCTGGTTGCCGCAGCTGATGCAATCGCCGCTCGGGTGGACGATGATGAACTTAACGCCAGCTTCATCATCCCGAGCGTTTTCGACCCGCATGTCGCTGGCGATGTCGCCGCAGCCGTCGCAGCGGCAGCGGCGCCGGCTGCAGAACATTCAGCTTCAGAATCAGCAGAGTAG